The Toxotes jaculatrix isolate fToxJac2 chromosome 14, fToxJac2.pri, whole genome shotgun sequence genomic interval CTCCACTTTTCATGAAACATCAAACTGATAATATCAGGTATCAATAATCCTCCCAGCTTGCATGTTTGTTAACAGTCTGAGGAGATTTTCATGACTGAACATCAAAAGGCTTTGGGAAGAGCAAAACAGAAGCTGGCTGTAACCAAAGTGTGACTTCAGTGGGAGTATTTGCATCATGTCATTTGAGTGTGGGCCTTTGCACCACTCCACTGTATATATGTCGCTCTGGTCTGTCCCACAACAACATAGCTTTATTGAAATGCATGGGGTTCTCTCTTGTGAAAGTCAGGGTGAAACTCAggacataaaataaaaagaggacaCTGATTGCAATTAGGCCCATTGTCTCCCATTTATATGGTTATTGGGTGGTGCCACTTGCAGTTTGGTCGCGTCAAAGTTCTCACAGTCAGGACGCCATCCCTCTCACTggggctgctgtagcctccTCTGGCAACTATCTGCTAACAATGTTCATCTCACTTGGGTGACAAAGCTGCTAGGTGGGTCTGGTTGAAGGGAAGGGCCCATTTCCTTAAGCCAAAAGACAGCGTTGCTGCAGGGCCGGAGTTTCTGTCCATCCTGTGatctgtttcatgttttgtacTTGTTTTCTCCCATTCACATGGTGTGAAAAGTGTCAAAGGTCGAGGTGTGGAATGAGCTGCTGACAGTCTCCCAGTCACTAAACCAAACCTGAGCCTCGGCCAACTCTCAGGAGCTCACCCGCACCAGAGTTGTCAACAATTCTTCAATTAATTTCCCATCATGAGGCAGGGTTTAAATGCCATAGCATTTTTATGAATGTCTGGGAAGATAAGCACAcgtaaatgatgagttttattCACAGGACAAACTCTGAAAGACGGCTTAAAATATAGTTTGATGTGGGGGTGGGCAGACTAATGAATCCACATGAATGAGAACGGAAGGGCATCACTTTTTGTGGTGCTTCCACTCCGGAGGGGGTGTGTATCAATCTTTCTGTGTGATAATGGGGTTAGATAGCAGTGAGACCTGGCCTCTGGTGGTGACATTGTTGCAGGGCTCAGAGACTATCAGGGGTCCAGGGGCTGAGCCGGAGCACTGGTGGGCTCCATTCACATCCAGCCACTAATCTATCTTGAGATCGGGTCTTTCTCTTCAACAAAGCTCCATCTATTTCCAAACTCTCAtcattgagatttttttttctgttattattgTTTCTCCAAAAAGCACAGCTGGCCTCTGCAGTCTCTGAAAGGAATCAAATTATCAGTCcagcctgatttttttttttttctcttttctttctatgTCAAATCCACAGCCCATGTTTGGGCTTTTTGGCCTGAATCTATTGGTGTTCATGACTGACAGCTCGTCCATGTGATTGTGATGAGATTTTTCATTTCGTGCTTAAGAAAACAATGGAAGGCATCTGTATTATCTGTGGTAGGTTGCAACATGGTCTTATGTGGTAACAACATGGTCTTCTGTGCCAACTTCAAGCCTACACCTGCATGATTGTCGCTGAGGAGGGTTCATTGTTGGCCTATCAGTAGAGAGATTTTAATGCTTCTGTTTACAAACAGCAATACTGTGACgcagatattttattttgcagagaTGTTTCCTTGTGAATTGAGGACTGCCATCTGCTTGAGTTGAATTCACCACTACATGTCCTTTCATTCAATATCATTTGTAGTAAGAAAAATGGAACACAAGAAAGTTAGTTTTAATTTCTGATGGATTTCCTATAAGGACAATGGAGCAATTAAAGTATAAAGCAATAAAGCTGCATTTTTGTGATATGGATTTTTGTCCAAattagaaagacaaaaaaagcaaatttaaaATCTCTCATACCTGAGATTTGCAACAAATCATGAAAATATTTGATGCACACAAGTTTATAGGACATTGCATTACTTGTGAACATCAAAACAATTATACCCAAGCActgctattattattaattatttttacaatTATTATACCAATTAGGGTGCTCCTGTAGAAATCATCTTTGGGGTCTCACAACCTACTTCACACCCTTCCAAAGCTGATTTTGACCAATGTCAGAGGACGGTCACTGATTTGACCTTTGATTCCAACACGTAAAATAAAGCCTAAAATAGCAAACAGTGTAAGATTACATATATTTGTGTCCTCTTTGGGAAGGCAGAGATTAATTTGACTTTCCACTTGgggctacttttttttttaaatttccatctgtcttgtatatttttattctatAAATCAATATAAACTATTTCACACATGTCAGATCTGAAAACTCACAGGCACCACTTCACACCACCCACCACttaatcaaaaggaaaatattttttttcattgtttttccattctttgtgtgttattttaacaGATGTTTATATGCACATTTTTATGAGTTTGATGGCCCATTCCCTCACTCAAGCCCCCATTGTCAGAGGTCCATGGACACTGGCCATTGATTCATCTTTGGTTCTACTAATTTCTTGGCACTCACGAGTCACAAGAGTcaacaaaataatttattacatGTAAAATTCAGTCATAGATAATAGAACAACAGCTTGgtcatttatgttgttttattttggtgttaAAGAGTTAACCTTGGAAATCTACTACAGGCAGGAGGACAAACGATACCTCTGTGGAGTCAGTGAAAAAACAGATATGAGGTAAAAAGGCTACAGTGttacaaatcaaaacactgtttcaaaaagggaaaaaaagttttttgcaaatatatattttacttaCTAATATGTACATagcatgaaataaataattataaaaaaaaacatccaatttTAGAAACccataaaaatgcaaaactagTTTGTACAAAACTTTGGATTTAAAGACTTAACAAAGAATTAGAACACAAGCAAATTGTCCACACAAGCAATCAATCACATATAAAGTGTACAGTAATATATGCCAGATAATAGATCTTGTACGGATAAAGGTTGCTGTGtagtttatttaaaattacTTAAATGTGAAACTGGTTATGGCTGGTTCATTAATATGTTCAGTCATGATGTAAAGTAATCATGGGCGGGCAATTTTGATTAGGGTCTGAAAACTATACACGCCTGAGACACAGCATTACATTCGCTGTGAACAATGATTCATCGATGACTTCACACATCTCTCCATGGTCGAGGCTGTCAGTGAAACAGGGCACCCACCTTTTTCAAAAACAGTGTGTTACATGTTGcagctttttgtgtctttcagtaGTTTTTCactttccaaataaataaatagtgtgTTGTATTTCATCTTCTCAAATCAAGGGAGAGAAACATGAATCATTTTTGCCCTGATGTTTGGCACGACTACAAAATCCATAGACAACTAAAATAACATAAACTCTATTTTGGTCTATTTGATTAAATGGGAATTACTGTATATAAGAATTAGTCaaaacttcacatttttttccaaactatatataatatatttctTTCACAGAAAGAATCAGTACATGCAAGAATATACATATAACACAGATAGAGaaagacatactgtatgtaaggacctaaacaaacacatacacatattatCTTTTCTTAGCAGCATTAAAATAAGGGAAGTATTGATAGTTTCAGTGATGCTGCTTGTTGTTTAGTTGGGGGAACAATAAGCCACAGCTGAGAATCATCACATGCACAGGTTTTGGTCATCATTTTACTGCATCTGCAAATTATACTGCATTATACGGAGCTTATATGATACAgcttagtttgtgttttgtctttttttctcaggaCGCACAGAATTTACTTCTGATCAAATATCAAAATGAAAGAATCTTGTATTTGTagcaatgaaacaaaaaagtgGGAATATCCCTTTTATAAATAACAGTTTTCCCCACACCCAGTCACATGAGAGAATGCTAATActgaccaaaacaaaacaaaacaaaacaaaaccaaaaaaaaaaaaaaaaacacaaaaaaaacaacaacaaaaaaacaaaaaacaaaaacgagaACATGCTTCATATTTCTCAACAGGACACAAGTGCTGACCTTTCAGATTCATTTACAGCTCTCTGACCACCACAGACTaacagggtttttttcttttcttttttttgtctttggtcATTCAAAGCATTGAAAAAGCTTCCAGTGTTTTCAGGTGTTTCATGAAATGTGCAGACTGTGTATATTCTTGTTTCGCAGATGTTCAGTGGATGTGGCTCATGTCTATTCTCAGATAAAATTAGTAATTTAAAGCAGATATTAACTTGTTAGCTTAAGAATTTGTGAACATGTAAACGCATTACAGCATAATAACTACATTCACTCAGGTGCAAGTGCATTCTTACCCAAACATCAGTAACATATTaacattataaaacaaataCTCATTCACACAACGATCATGTTAGTTTTCTGATATACAGGTACATACTAATAATGTTGAGGAGGAGAATGCATGCTGTTGAGTGTCTGATAATGTAAATTGCTCATAAATGTTGTCACTTTTTGTGGCAAAAACAAGTGACTATTAAACATTgaagaaaatgtgacattttcattgtttgcCCCATAAACTTGAAAACATTGGCAGTGCTGTACTATTCTCAACAAAAGTAACTACttagaacacagaaaaaaaaagtcaccaatATGGTGTTTGTAAATTAGCCGACAGATCTCCTTTCCCTACGTCAGTACATGAAAACTCTTTTGTCATTGCTATAGATATCAACATTGTTGTCATCATCACAACCATTACAGTTCATATGTGTGTGATGCTTAGTGATGTCAGCATCTACTCAACTGTTTGAGCTGATTAAGACGGAGACTGGCTCTTCTTAGcatcacagaacaaaacaaaagggtcgCTATGTCTGCTGCTGGAGTCCATGGACAGGTCAGACAACTTTACAGTCTCTCACGTCTTGTAGAAACGTTCCCGTAGTCGTTCTTCTCCCTATTGAAGACTTTAAATTTTGGTGATAAAAGACGAGAACCAGACATCCCTATTTACAGGTGTGCACGTCGtagactctcacacactcctgacAGCTGACGTAGCAGCACCAGTGGAAAATGCAGTGGCACTTCTCCTTTCGCTTCTCAGTCCGGGTGTTGTGACCTCGTCCGCAGCACAGAAGGTCACATCCGTCTATGCCATGCGACGTCAGGTTGCAGACACGATCACGAGTGCCAAAGGAGCCGGTCTCAGGATTAGGGTCGCAGAAATTGGGTGAGCTTTCATAATAAACAAGGTCGCGCTCTGTGGGGGGTTTGAAGTAGTTGTACTTGGGTCTCAGGGTCTCCACCCATCCGCGGGACTCCTTATGTTTCTCCACTACCATCTCTGATGCGCTGTCATATTTGTCCTTCATGTAGTCACCAATGACTCGGAAGTCAGGCTGAGACCACCAGCATGTCTTGACCTCACAGCTACCCGAAAGACCATGGCACTTACATTTCAGGAACATGTTGTCGTTGAGGGactaaggagaaaaaaaagaatgtattAATCAAACATCTGAAAGTAGAAAAACTGCCACAACACAATCAACAGCTTTTAGAAGACTAACCATTCTTCCTGCCTCGTTGTTATGTCGGTTCATGGCTGAGCGTGCATCAGGGCGATTCTCCCTCGCATCAGCGAACTCCCTGGACACCATGCTCCCAAACTCCACATCCTCACTACAGCCACCCCACTTCCATCCCTCACCAGGGGGGCCCTTGTGGCGCGTGTCACACCCGCAAATGGTGGCTGAACCGTCAGCGCAGGCACGAGTCACTGCAAATGCCACTCCCGCCGAGGCAATAGCATGAACAAATGCTGACTCTCGAGTGGCTGGAAAGAGAATTACACAAATCTGTAAGAAATATAACAACTGAAAAATTCTGAATGGCACCATCCCATCCCAGAACTAAATAATCATGAATCATCAATGAGTTTCTTAAGGCTAATTTTCAGGACCAAATTTATAGAAAAGTTGTACCTATAACTGCTACAAAATGTAGGTTTCCACCTGTGTATATGGACGTCAGCTTGTGTTCTGTCTTGTATAATTGCATAAGCAAATATTTCTCAACACAAGCCAACAAGAAAACATCCAGtaaactgtacatacagtaattTAGAGTTCATTACTCTGGTTGGCTACTTGTATTTAGGTCATATCTACCAAGATGTACCAGTGTGTGGGTTCATTCAACCCAGACATCAATCGTCCTGTCTCTGAATAAGACCAGAAAGGCCTCTATGTCTCTGTCTGACATAGCTAACTGATGACTCAGAGGGATCAGGATCTTctagagagatgagaggaagagaagggcCTGACAGGCCTATAATTAAGAGACTCAATTAAGCTTTTGAAAGGTTAGGAGACGGCTTCACACTCAGGGGACAATTCATAGACACAACATGGAGATGGGACTGTAGTGTCCAGATATGCAATCCCAACAACTGTTACAGAAGGCAGTACATTGCATGCTTCAGCATTCCCTGTTTTAACAGGACTCATTACGGCTGCTTTGAATATATGTACTTGTATGGTCTTGCACAATCacaagaaaagagacagagagaagaggatca includes:
- the wnt3a gene encoding protein Wnt-3a: MFCETLRMVYLGCFLLLCGLTHVMASYPIWWSLAVGHQYSSLGTQPILCGSIPGLVPKQLRFCRNYVEIMPSVAEGVKIGIQECQHQFRGRRWNCTTVNDNLAIFGPVLDKATRESAFVHAIASAGVAFAVTRACADGSATICGCDTRHKGPPGEGWKWGGCSEDVEFGSMVSREFADARENRPDARSAMNRHNNEAGRMSLNDNMFLKCKCHGLSGSCEVKTCWWSQPDFRVIGDYMKDKYDSASEMVVEKHKESRGWVETLRPKYNYFKPPTERDLVYYESSPNFCDPNPETGSFGTRDRVCNLTSHGIDGCDLLCCGRGHNTRTEKRKEKCHCIFHWCCYVSCQECVRVYDVHTCK